Proteins from a single region of Argiope bruennichi chromosome 6, qqArgBrue1.1, whole genome shotgun sequence:
- the LOC129972213 gene encoding outer dense fiber protein 2-like isoform X2, whose translation MHSTEDRFDVASLSSTSSFNEDTSDVNVHLHFIKQEIQLLTKHFISLKQISQFLVGIFNTYETEDETIKDLLTKILDEVKEFIFNLDDLEYSVTLVENTISQEDRTAEFQKVTKLKENLLSKLLGSYSNIITIFQTYIQKQNSSRMLKNEEDKITLLNQLQESEQRCISQRAAIKDLERRLSIIQGKANTMESYKSTLEDTRTELQKQLSYKDAQIQYLTAELSQLSTKEKTDDNEKLLEIIEEIKKNAQAEKTALKKAVKFQKSRAEKLEQLHVRSEKELKEKEKMLLDIAAQRDQLKLHLTMANNSIIEGKNQIEEIKHQSLKLQNEMSEKEGDLKRQLQELSSSINEKSTQLNDCLREKVKLERDFSDVTNELEMAKRELNLLKSRFSEINMLKKDQGDGNNGSPLKEVKQLILLLQNTQEQLKNIKSAAINTTMAGGGDSTADGKTDGAYKTLLKAVDEIKEHLLDLKNRVLDSKDDNRKSELEMKLKELQKLYTSCSKENHALKDEIEELKNTRWNNSSQQNEISYMPENDFSAKTIQMELRLKNEENWRLKQREKDLEHQLEEVKNKLQKKDAENFRLYSLEEELKLRKNEISLLEKKKEEESERLLNRIKELQKALDETTAECDRLKRYVQDLRASYLNVFGGTS comes from the exons ATGCACAGCACAGAAGATAGATTTGATGTAGCATCACTTAGTTCTACTTCATCATTCAATGAAGATACATCTGATGTAAAcgttcatttacattttataaaacaagaaatacaattattaacaaagcattttatttcattaaaacagaTATCACAGTTTCTTGTTGG GATATTTAATACATATGAAACTGAAGATgaaaccataaaagatttacttacaaaaattttggatgaagttaaagaatttatttttaatcttgatgATTTGGAATATTCTGTAACTTTAGTAGAAAAT acaATATCTCAAGAAGATCGAACTGCTGAATTCCAAAAAGTGactaaactaaaagaaaatttactttcaaaacttTTAGGCTCTTATTcgaatatcattacaatttttcaaacatatattcAGAAGCAGAATTCTTCCCGTATGTTAAAGAATGAGGAAGACAAAATCACATTACTGAATCAGCTACAG GAGAGTGAACAGAGATGTATTTCTCAAAGGGCTGCCATCAAAGATTTAGAGAGGAGATTGTCTATTATCCAG gGTAAAGCTAATACCATGGAGAGTTATAAATCAACTTTGGAAGATACTAGAACTGAGTTGCAGAAGCAGTTATCATATAAAGATGCTCAAATACAGTATTTGACTGCTGAACTATCT CAACTTTCCACCAAAGAAAAAACTGATGACAATGAGAAACTTCttgaaataattgaagaaattaaaaagaatgcccAAGCTGAAAAAACAGCATTGAAAAAAGCTGTAAA ATTTCAGAAATCACGAGCAGAAAAATTGGAACAGTTGCATGTTAGATCAGAAAAAGAATtgaaggaaaaa GAAAAAATGTTACTGGATATTGCTGCACAAAGAGATCAATTAAAGTTACACTTAACTATGGCAAATAATAGCATTATTGAGGGAAAGAATCAAATTGAAGAGATCAAAca tcaGAGTTTGAAACTACAAAATGAAATGTCTGAGAAAGAAGGTGATTTGAAGCGACAATTACAAGAGCTGTCTTCCTCTATAAATGAAAAGTCAACTCAATTGAATGATTGCTTACGAGAAAAAGTGAAATTAGAG AGAGATTTTTCTGATGTAACAAATGAGTTAGAGATGGCAAAAAGAGAACTGAACTTGCTGAAATCTAGATTTTCTGAgataaatatgctaaaaaaagaTCAAGGT GATGGAAATAATGGAAGTCCATTAAAGGAGGTGAAGCAGCTTATTTTATTGCTGCAGAATACACAGGAAcagctcaaaaatataaaatcagctGCAATCAATACCACTATGGCTGGTGGAGGTGATTCAACTGCA gaTGGAAAGACTGATGGAGCTTATAAAACTCTTTTGAAAGCTGTAGATGAAATCAAAGAACATTTACTAGATTTGAAAAATCGAGTTTTGGATTCTAAAGATGATAATCGAAAATCTGAAttg gaaatgAAACTAAAAGAGCTTCAAAAACTGTATACCTCTTGTTCGAAAGAAAATCATGCTCTGAAGGATGAGATTGAAGAACTGAAAAATACTCGCTGGAATAATTCATCACAGCAAAATGAAAT TTCGTATATGCCCGAAAATGACTTCTCTGCCAAAACGATTCAG ATGGAACTAAGATTGAAGAATGAAGAAAATTGGAGACTGAAGCAAAGAGAAAAAGACTTGGAGCATCAACTTgaagaagtgaaaaataaattacagaaaaag GACGCAGAAAATTTCAGGCTGTACAGTCttgaagaagaattaaaattgagaaaaaatgaaatatccttATTAGAAAAGAAGAAGGAAGAG